One Halictus rubicundus isolate RS-2024b chromosome 10, iyHalRubi1_principal, whole genome shotgun sequence genomic window carries:
- the Tnks gene encoding tankyrase isoform X2 gives MAGRRSTLTNADSLSGSGNGDPLRELFEACKTGDLPRVKALVTPKTVNARDTAGRKSTPLHFAAGYGRRDVVEFLLSAGASIQARDDGGLHPLHNACSFGHSDVVRLLLEAGANPNTRDNWNYTPLHEAAIKGKIDVCIALLQHGADANIRNTEGKTALELADPATKPVLTGEYKKDELLEAARSGNEERLLQLLNPLNVNCHASDGRRSTPLHLAAGYNRSRVVQILLQNGADVHAKDKGGLVPLHNACSYGHFEVTEALLKHGAAVNASDLWAFTPLHEAASKSRAEVCSLLLSEGADPTQLNCHSKSAIDVAPTLELQERLAYPPSSTDDAEAQLLEASKSGDLAAVERILQTNPHAVNCRDLDGRHSTPLHFAAGFNRVPVVEYLLAHGADVHAKDKGGLVPLHNACSYGHYEVTELLVKHGASVNVADLWKFTPLHEAAAKGKYEIVRLLLRHGADATKKNRDGATPLDLVRDGDQDVADLLRGNSALLDAAKKGNLARVQRLVTQDNINCRDAQGRNSTPLHLAAGYNNLEVAEFLLERGADVNAQDKGGLIPLHNASSYGHLDIAALLIKYNTVVNATDKWGFTPLHEAAQKGRTQLCALLLAHGADPFLKNQEGQTPVDLASADDVRCLLQDAMATQQVVPSVPSGNGGLGVAINLSGNGNNTINSRPPSIVAVPVTPPPPLTQETVIMPSGTAMTLCVPLARPSSCLSPMPPSETCSERDSKDPKDNTNITTVAGFLQSLGLEHLLELFEREQITLDILAEMGHEDLKQVGVSAYGYRHKLIKGMEKLLNTTAGTPWQPTLTPGTLLVDLLAEDKEFLAVEEEMQGTIRQHRDNGHSGGIFSRYNIVRIQKVQNRKLWERYAHRRQEVAEEVGAAAPSSPGTTSRTTSGSTLPQANERMLFHGSPFINAIVQKGFDERHAYIGGMFGAGIYFAEHSSKSNQYVYGICGGTGCPAHKDRSCYICHRHLLLCRVTLGKSFLQFSAMKMAHAPPGHHSVMGRPSQGGLVFPEYVVYRGEQAYPEYLITYQIARPQPETGGSESVEER, from the exons ATGGCAGGACGTAGATCGACGTTGACAAATGCTGATTCCCTGTCGGGATCGGGGAACGGTGATCCGTTGAGAGAGCTGTTCGAGGCCTGCAAAACTGGAGACCTCCCGAGGGTAAAGGCGTTGGTTACACCGAAGACGGTCAATGCTCGAGACACTGCCGGACGCAAGTCCACCCCCCTGCATTTTGCAGCTG GTTACGGTAGGAGGGACGTAGTAGAATTCCTGCTCTCTGCTGGAGCGTCCATTCAAGCACGTGACGACGGTGGATTGCATCCCTTGCACAATGCCTGTTCTTTTGGACACTCAGATGTGGTAAGACTTCTGTTGGAAGCAGGGGCTAATCCGAACACTAGGGACAATTGGAACTATACTCCTTTGCACGAAGCTGCCATTAAG GGTAAAATAGACGTGTGTATAGCTCTGCTGCAACACGGGGCAGATGCGAATATAAGAAACACGGAAGGGAAGACAGCTTTAGAGTTAGCAGACCCTGCGACTAAACCAGTATTAACAGGAGAATATAAAAAGGATGAATTGCTGGAGGCAGCAAGGTCAGGGAACGAGGAACGTCTCTTGCAGCTTCTGAATCCATTAAATGTAAACTGTCACGCGAGCGATGGCAGGAGATCGACGCCTTTGCATTTAGCTGCTGGGTACAATAGGTCCAGAGTTGTGCAAATTCTGCTGCAGAATGGTGCGGATGTTCATGCTAAAGATAAAgg GGGTCTTGTTCCACTCCACAATGCCTGTTCTTACGGTCACTTTGAAGTGACCGAGGCGCTTCTTAAACACGGTGCAGCTGTCAATGCGAGCGACTTGTGGGCGTTCACCCCGCTGCACGAAGCTGCTAGTAAATCCAGAGCCGAGGTGTGCTCGCTGCTTTTGAGCGAGGGTGCGGATCCAACTCAATTAAACTGCCACAGTAAAAGCGCCATTGACGTGGCCCCGACATTGGAACTGCAAGAACGATTAGCAT ATCCGCCGAGCTCGACGGATGACGCTGAAGCCCAGCTTTTGGAGGCAAGCAAATCCGGCGATTTAGCGGCGGTCGAACGAATTTTGCAAACGAACCCGCATGCCGTTAATTGCCGTGACTTGGATGGTAGGCACTCCACGCCGCTGCACTTTGCAGCGGGATTTAACAGAGTGCCTGTAGTCGAATATTTATTGGCACATGGAGCAGACGTACACGCCAAAGATAAAGG TGGACTGGTTCCCTTACACAATGCCTGCTCTTACGGTCATTACGAGGTAACGGAATTGTTAGTAAAACACGGTGCATCGGTGAACGTTGCCGATCTGTGGAAGTTCACTCCGCTCCACGAGGCTGCTGCCAAAGGAAAATACGAGATAGTTCGATTGTTATTGAGACACGGTGCGGACGCCACCAAAAAGAACAGAGACGGCGCGACGCCGTTGGATTTAGTCAGAGACGGTGACCAAGACGTGGCGGACTTGTTGCGAGGAAACAGTGCTCTCCTAGATGCGGCGAAGAAAGGCAATCTGGCCAGAGTGCAACGACTAGTTACCCAAGATAATATCAATTGTAGGGACGCGCAGGGTCGCAACAGTACTCCGTTACACTTAGCCG CGGGATACAATAACTTGGAAGTGGCAGAATTCTTGCTCGAACGTGGAGCCGACGTGAACGCTCAAGACAAAGGGGGATTGATACCGTTGCACAATGCTTCGAGTTACGGTCACTTGGACATCGCTGCGTTACTGATTAAGTATAACACTGTGGTGAACGCGACCGATAAATGGGGCTTCACGCCGCTTCACGAGGCAGCGCAGAAGGGAAGGACACAACTGTGCGCCCTTTTGCTAGCCCACGGCGCGGATCCCTTCTTGAAAAATCAAGAGGGACAGACGCCTGTGGATCTAGCTAGCGCCGATGACGTGAGATGCTTGTTGCAAGATGCTATGGCTACGCAGCAAGTTGTACCTTCGGTGCCATCGGGCAACGGCGGCTTGGGAGTAGCCATTAACTTGAGTGGTAATGGTAATAACACTATTAACAGTAGGCCGCCTAGTATCGTTGCAG TTCCAGTTACACCGCCACCGCCACTCACCCAAGAAACCGTCATCATGCCTTCGGGAACGGCAATGACTCTCTGTGTACCTCTTGCTAGACCATCTTCTTGCTTGAGCCCGATGCCTCCATCCGAAACGTGCTCCGAGAGGGACTCTAAAGATCCGAAAGACAATACGAACATCACCACCGTGGCTGGTTTTCTTCAGAGCCTCGGTCTGGAGCACTTGCTAGAATTGTTCGAACGGGAACAGATCACGCTGGACATTCTGGCAGAGATGGGCCACGAGGATCTGAAGCAAGTCGGCGTCTCTGCGTATGGATACAGGCATAAGCTGATCAAGGGAATGGAGAAACTTCTAAACACCACTGCTGGCACTCCTTGGCAGCCGACTCTGACACCTGGAACGCTTTTGGTGGACTTGCTGGCGGAGGACAAGGAATTTTTAGCGGTCGAAGAGGAGATGCAGGGTACTATTAGACAACATAGAGACAATGGTCACTCCGGTGGCATATTTTCGAGATACAACATAGTTAGG ATACAAAAAGTGCAAAATCGGAAACTGTGGGAGCGTTACGCGCACAGGAGACAGGAAGTGGCAGAAGAAGTCGGCGCTGCGGCACCCTCCTCTCCTGGCACCACTTCTAGGACCACTTCTGGCTCTACCTTGCCTCAGGCGAATGAAAGGATGCTGTTCCATGGCAGTCCATTTATCAATGCCATTGTTCAGAAGGGATTCGATGAGCGACACGCTTACATCGGCGGCATGTTCGGCGCTGGAATTTATTTTGCCGAGCACAGCAGTAAAAGCAATCAATACGTTTACGGAATATGCGGGGGCACCGGATGTCCAGCTCACAAGGACAGGAGCTGTTACATTTGCCACAG ACACCTGTTACTTTGTCGCGTCACGCTGGGCAAATCATTTTTGCAATTCTCCGCGATGAAGATGGCTCACGCGCCGCCCGGTCATCACAGTGTGATGGGCAGGCCGTCGCAGGGTGGCTTGGTTTTCCCAGAGTACGTGGTCTACAGGGGTGAACAAGCATATCCGGAATACCTGATCACCTACCAGATCGCAAGGCCTCAGCCGGAGACCGGAGGAAGCGAAAGTGTCGAGGAACGGTGA
- the Tnks gene encoding tankyrase isoform X1: MAGRRSTLTNADSLSGSGNGDPLRELFEACKTGDLPRVKALVTPKTVNARDTAGRKSTPLHFAAGYGRRDVVEFLLSAGASIQARDDGGLHPLHNACSFGHSDVVRLLLEAGANPNTRDNWNYTPLHEAAIKGKIDVCIALLQHGADANIRNTEGKTALELADPATKPVLTGEYKKDELLEAARSGNEERLLQLLNPLNVNCHASDGRRSTPLHLAAGYNRSRVVQILLQNGADVHAKDKGGLVPLHNACSYGHFEVTEALLKHGAAVNASDLWAFTPLHEAASKSRAEVCSLLLSEGADPTQLNCHSKSAIDVAPTLELQERLAYEYKGHCLLDACRQADLTKLKKYLSQEVVNFKHPYTGDTPLHCAVASPCPKRKQVIESLIRKNAALNEKNKDFLTPLHVATDHSHYDAMDVLLRHNAKVNALDGLGQTALHRCVREDNVQACRILLSYNVDPSIVSLQGYTAAQVAAENVLKILQDPPSSTDDAEAQLLEASKSGDLAAVERILQTNPHAVNCRDLDGRHSTPLHFAAGFNRVPVVEYLLAHGADVHAKDKGGLVPLHNACSYGHYEVTELLVKHGASVNVADLWKFTPLHEAAAKGKYEIVRLLLRHGADATKKNRDGATPLDLVRDGDQDVADLLRGNSALLDAAKKGNLARVQRLVTQDNINCRDAQGRNSTPLHLAAGYNNLEVAEFLLERGADVNAQDKGGLIPLHNASSYGHLDIAALLIKYNTVVNATDKWGFTPLHEAAQKGRTQLCALLLAHGADPFLKNQEGQTPVDLASADDVRCLLQDAMATQQVVPSVPSGNGGLGVAINLSGNGNNTINSRPPSIVAVPVTPPPPLTQETVIMPSGTAMTLCVPLARPSSCLSPMPPSETCSERDSKDPKDNTNITTVAGFLQSLGLEHLLELFEREQITLDILAEMGHEDLKQVGVSAYGYRHKLIKGMEKLLNTTAGTPWQPTLTPGTLLVDLLAEDKEFLAVEEEMQGTIRQHRDNGHSGGIFSRYNIVRIQKVQNRKLWERYAHRRQEVAEEVGAAAPSSPGTTSRTTSGSTLPQANERMLFHGSPFINAIVQKGFDERHAYIGGMFGAGIYFAEHSSKSNQYVYGICGGTGCPAHKDRSCYICHRHLLLCRVTLGKSFLQFSAMKMAHAPPGHHSVMGRPSQGGLVFPEYVVYRGEQAYPEYLITYQIARPQPETGGSESVEER; encoded by the exons ATGGCAGGACGTAGATCGACGTTGACAAATGCTGATTCCCTGTCGGGATCGGGGAACGGTGATCCGTTGAGAGAGCTGTTCGAGGCCTGCAAAACTGGAGACCTCCCGAGGGTAAAGGCGTTGGTTACACCGAAGACGGTCAATGCTCGAGACACTGCCGGACGCAAGTCCACCCCCCTGCATTTTGCAGCTG GTTACGGTAGGAGGGACGTAGTAGAATTCCTGCTCTCTGCTGGAGCGTCCATTCAAGCACGTGACGACGGTGGATTGCATCCCTTGCACAATGCCTGTTCTTTTGGACACTCAGATGTGGTAAGACTTCTGTTGGAAGCAGGGGCTAATCCGAACACTAGGGACAATTGGAACTATACTCCTTTGCACGAAGCTGCCATTAAG GGTAAAATAGACGTGTGTATAGCTCTGCTGCAACACGGGGCAGATGCGAATATAAGAAACACGGAAGGGAAGACAGCTTTAGAGTTAGCAGACCCTGCGACTAAACCAGTATTAACAGGAGAATATAAAAAGGATGAATTGCTGGAGGCAGCAAGGTCAGGGAACGAGGAACGTCTCTTGCAGCTTCTGAATCCATTAAATGTAAACTGTCACGCGAGCGATGGCAGGAGATCGACGCCTTTGCATTTAGCTGCTGGGTACAATAGGTCCAGAGTTGTGCAAATTCTGCTGCAGAATGGTGCGGATGTTCATGCTAAAGATAAAgg GGGTCTTGTTCCACTCCACAATGCCTGTTCTTACGGTCACTTTGAAGTGACCGAGGCGCTTCTTAAACACGGTGCAGCTGTCAATGCGAGCGACTTGTGGGCGTTCACCCCGCTGCACGAAGCTGCTAGTAAATCCAGAGCCGAGGTGTGCTCGCTGCTTTTGAGCGAGGGTGCGGATCCAACTCAATTAAACTGCCACAGTAAAAGCGCCATTGACGTGGCCCCGACATTGGAACTGCAAGAACGATTAGCAT ACGAGTACAAGGGACACTGCCTCTTGGATGCCTGCAGGCAGGCAGATCTTACTAAGTTAAAAAAGTACCTGTCCCAAGAAGTTGTAAACTTTAAACACCCATATACTGGGGACACACCACTGCACTGTGCCGTTGCATCTCCCTGTCCCAAGAGAAAACAAGTAATAGAATCATTGATTAGGAAAAACGCTGCCTTAAATGAGAAAAATAAAGACTTTCTAACGCCACTTCACGTGGCCACTGATCACTCTCATTACGATGCAATGGATGTGCTACTTAGACATAATGCTAAAGTCAATGCTTTAGATGGATTAGGGCAAACTGCACTACACAG GTGCGTTAGAGAAGACAATGTGCAAGCTTGCAGAATATTGTTATCATACAATGTTGATCCATCTATAGTATCGCTTCAGGGCTATACTGCGGCACAAGTAGCTGCAGAAAATGTCCTTAAAATACTACAAG ATCCGCCGAGCTCGACGGATGACGCTGAAGCCCAGCTTTTGGAGGCAAGCAAATCCGGCGATTTAGCGGCGGTCGAACGAATTTTGCAAACGAACCCGCATGCCGTTAATTGCCGTGACTTGGATGGTAGGCACTCCACGCCGCTGCACTTTGCAGCGGGATTTAACAGAGTGCCTGTAGTCGAATATTTATTGGCACATGGAGCAGACGTACACGCCAAAGATAAAGG TGGACTGGTTCCCTTACACAATGCCTGCTCTTACGGTCATTACGAGGTAACGGAATTGTTAGTAAAACACGGTGCATCGGTGAACGTTGCCGATCTGTGGAAGTTCACTCCGCTCCACGAGGCTGCTGCCAAAGGAAAATACGAGATAGTTCGATTGTTATTGAGACACGGTGCGGACGCCACCAAAAAGAACAGAGACGGCGCGACGCCGTTGGATTTAGTCAGAGACGGTGACCAAGACGTGGCGGACTTGTTGCGAGGAAACAGTGCTCTCCTAGATGCGGCGAAGAAAGGCAATCTGGCCAGAGTGCAACGACTAGTTACCCAAGATAATATCAATTGTAGGGACGCGCAGGGTCGCAACAGTACTCCGTTACACTTAGCCG CGGGATACAATAACTTGGAAGTGGCAGAATTCTTGCTCGAACGTGGAGCCGACGTGAACGCTCAAGACAAAGGGGGATTGATACCGTTGCACAATGCTTCGAGTTACGGTCACTTGGACATCGCTGCGTTACTGATTAAGTATAACACTGTGGTGAACGCGACCGATAAATGGGGCTTCACGCCGCTTCACGAGGCAGCGCAGAAGGGAAGGACACAACTGTGCGCCCTTTTGCTAGCCCACGGCGCGGATCCCTTCTTGAAAAATCAAGAGGGACAGACGCCTGTGGATCTAGCTAGCGCCGATGACGTGAGATGCTTGTTGCAAGATGCTATGGCTACGCAGCAAGTTGTACCTTCGGTGCCATCGGGCAACGGCGGCTTGGGAGTAGCCATTAACTTGAGTGGTAATGGTAATAACACTATTAACAGTAGGCCGCCTAGTATCGTTGCAG TTCCAGTTACACCGCCACCGCCACTCACCCAAGAAACCGTCATCATGCCTTCGGGAACGGCAATGACTCTCTGTGTACCTCTTGCTAGACCATCTTCTTGCTTGAGCCCGATGCCTCCATCCGAAACGTGCTCCGAGAGGGACTCTAAAGATCCGAAAGACAATACGAACATCACCACCGTGGCTGGTTTTCTTCAGAGCCTCGGTCTGGAGCACTTGCTAGAATTGTTCGAACGGGAACAGATCACGCTGGACATTCTGGCAGAGATGGGCCACGAGGATCTGAAGCAAGTCGGCGTCTCTGCGTATGGATACAGGCATAAGCTGATCAAGGGAATGGAGAAACTTCTAAACACCACTGCTGGCACTCCTTGGCAGCCGACTCTGACACCTGGAACGCTTTTGGTGGACTTGCTGGCGGAGGACAAGGAATTTTTAGCGGTCGAAGAGGAGATGCAGGGTACTATTAGACAACATAGAGACAATGGTCACTCCGGTGGCATATTTTCGAGATACAACATAGTTAGG ATACAAAAAGTGCAAAATCGGAAACTGTGGGAGCGTTACGCGCACAGGAGACAGGAAGTGGCAGAAGAAGTCGGCGCTGCGGCACCCTCCTCTCCTGGCACCACTTCTAGGACCACTTCTGGCTCTACCTTGCCTCAGGCGAATGAAAGGATGCTGTTCCATGGCAGTCCATTTATCAATGCCATTGTTCAGAAGGGATTCGATGAGCGACACGCTTACATCGGCGGCATGTTCGGCGCTGGAATTTATTTTGCCGAGCACAGCAGTAAAAGCAATCAATACGTTTACGGAATATGCGGGGGCACCGGATGTCCAGCTCACAAGGACAGGAGCTGTTACATTTGCCACAG ACACCTGTTACTTTGTCGCGTCACGCTGGGCAAATCATTTTTGCAATTCTCCGCGATGAAGATGGCTCACGCGCCGCCCGGTCATCACAGTGTGATGGGCAGGCCGTCGCAGGGTGGCTTGGTTTTCCCAGAGTACGTGGTCTACAGGGGTGAACAAGCATATCCGGAATACCTGATCACCTACCAGATCGCAAGGCCTCAGCCGGAGACCGGAGGAAGCGAAAGTGTCGAGGAACGGTGA
- the LOC143357641 gene encoding uncharacterized protein LOC143357641 gives MSIDASFYKNVFLLMQVIPPSFECTKHFKQGMFDKPNPVGFIHISHYLLSIYDPRKFQKIVPWPILNKKDETQYRVKVKEYLDVIATENSDIHFPSILMIHIMRAGGTRFLIIMWKLSQISLRSYIARHYNSKLLQAPDTGVTSNISKIYITNINLERDSTISELIEETKLAIKSFEHYMQYYCSVLKNIQTAIFETTENIRKCIQVAPVNQNIAERLADPKDKEIIDLWKANIYAGIEHLNYINSHLCSFKSLSSKIVNTVSSLYTGPQVLNANNLPEIDAEVIQQVFNNNNTNEHIFHSIFYLKHHLGSGLYINGSLGFYSLLLMLNEILKQTEYCQKIDSSSNLSNCAAIITEHNKIMKSMEEISQNFILEVADVSRELQSSLPDRSFHFTIQNDFFYSMSQKILCEAPKFELSFNEITNNEKLAINKLHMSPEKGKYEYLFARYKKHKCLSPKRSLSNSSFTNRSESKPTDWMSPKRLSLSCKKSSPSNNKKVSPRYSRLFSPRKLTKHYTGNRGASSPIQHAEQSPKSSYQTIDSKINLDRAAKNIYELSNKIMKIATSISESLKN, from the exons ATGTCGATCGATGCTTccttttataaaaatgtatttctcctCATGCAAGTTATACCACCATCATTTGAATGCACAAAACATTTTAAACAG GGGATGTTTGATAAACCTAATCCTGTAGGTTTCATTCatatttcacattatttattatcaatatacGATCCGagaaagtttcaaaaaattgttccaTGGCCCATCCTGAATAAAAAGGATGAAACACAGTACCGTGTAAAGGTGAAAGAATATTTAGACGTTATAGCCACAGAAAATTCAGATATACATTTTCCATCAATACTTATGATTCACATAATGCGGGCAGGAGGCACAAGGTTCTTAATCATCATGTGGAAATTATCACAAATTAGTCTCAGATCTTACATTGCAAGACACT ataatagTAAATTGTTGCAAGCTCCTGATACAGGAGTCACTTCCAACATAAGCAAAATATACATTACTAATATAAATTTGGAAAGAGATTCTACTATCTCTGAGCTTATCGAAGAAACCAAATTAGCTATCAAAAGCTTTGAACACTACATGCA GTATTATTGTAGTGtcttaaaaaatatacagactgctatatttgaaacaacagaaaatataagaaaatgtATCCAGGTAGCTCCAGTTAACCAAAACATTGCAGAACGATTAGCAGATCCTAAGGATAAGGAAATTATAGATT tgTGGAAAGCAAACATCTATGCAGGAATTGAGCATCTTAATTACATAAACTCTCATTTATGCAGTTTCAAAAGTCTCAGTAGCAAGATAGTTAATACAGTTTCTAGTTTATACACTGGTCCACAAGTTTTAAATGCAAATAATCTTCCAGAGATAGATGCCGAGGTGATACAACaggtttttaataataat AACACTAATGAACATATATTCCATtccatattttatttaaagCATCATCTAGGAAGTGGATTGTATATAAATGGTTCCCTAggattttattctttattattaatgcTGAATGAAATACTAAAACAAACGGAATACTGTCAAAAAATAGATAGCTCATCCAATTTGTCAAACTGTGCAGCAATAATTACTGAGcacaataaaataatgaaatccATGGAAGAAATATCTCAGAACTTTATATTAGAAGTGGCTGATGTCTCACGTGAGCTACAAAGTAGCTTACCAGATAGGTCATTTCACTTCACCATACAAAATGACTTTTTCTATTCTATGAGCCAGAAAATATTGTGTGAGGCTCCCAAGTTTGAACTTTCTTTTAATGAAATTACAAACAATGAAAAACTTGCAATAAACAAATTACATATGTCTCCAGAGAAAG GAAAGTACGAGTACTTGTTTGCAAGGTACAAGAAACACAAATGTCTTAGTCCTAAGAGATCATTATCAAATTCTTCGTTTACTAATCGCTCAGAAAGTAAACCAACTGATTGGATGTCACCCAAAAGACTTTCATTAAGTTGTAAAAAGAGCTCCCCTAGCAATAATAAAAAAGTCTCTCCGCGATACTCTAGATTATTTTCACCCCGAAAATTAACCAAACATTACACAG gcAATCGTGGTGCATCTAGTCCAATACAACATGCGGAACAATCGCCAAAGTCTAGCTATCAAACAATAGACTCCAAGATAAATTTAGACAGGGcagcaaaaaatatttatgaactttctaataaaattatgaaaatcgCAACTTCTATATCCgagtctttaaaaaattaa
- the LOC143357811 gene encoding uncharacterized protein LOC143357811 → MLICSAHGCLSNQDTRIDGNDVSLFPFPDDIAQRNQWLKNCQLDDIVEKGKPLYVCKLHFEKTSFTDSMQLKPDAAPTIFDKVEEGQRKRKADNELEQEPTKSPPVKHKKLDDDSHSLVTPPQSPCTQLIKNAKEVNGEDKMDIAIENEVSINGSALLKSELCQTVTRGKKQYRLTIQIDKIHGKPCPRSKKIMRLAQLKKEKQELSKTMNDIDQKDQFSPTSTRKAVCAKGGCKLKKSIYDSKPAFQCEHCDKYYVMKKSENLGETHTCTICQKAFSSSQALNNHTKTHFVCYMCQTECGSQIAHEKHTKLHSSSDPVNPYKCHQCTETFKLVQDVRQHCLIVHPTIKLQNTILQVTASPLTQQVPQQQDYRCVSCNITFRNEQAYRNHISSHKKKEGLRCSITDSNNIFPVPNPLTGSQIGILRAVKFSCRVCSMEFDNVGEVDRHTRTHLEKDNEEEKKCNTCQKQFKTTAQLSEHLKSHEPRTHPCTICSKTFINRTTLKIHLKTHGET, encoded by the exons ATGTTGATTTGCTCAGCTCATGGTTGTCTCTCGAATCAGGACACGAGGATCGATGGAAACGATGTTTCGTTGTTCCCTTTTCCCGACGATATCGC TCAAAGAAATCAATGGTTGAAGAATTGTCAATTAGATGATATCGTAGAGAAAGGCAAACCACTCTACGTCTGCAAGTTGCATTTTGAGAAGACAAGCTTCACAGATTCTATGCAGCTGAAACCCGATGCTGCGCCAACTATTTTTGATAAAGTTGAAG AAGGACAAAGGAAGCGTAAGGCAGACAATGAGCTTGAGCAGGAGCCAACCAAATCTCCACCAGTGAAGCATAAAAAGTTGGATGACGATTCGCACAGTTTAGTGACACCGCCGCAAAGTCCTTGCACTCAGctaataaaaaat GCAAAGGAGGTGAATGGGGAAGACAAGATGGATATAGCTATAGAGAATGAAGTTTCAATTAATGGGTCTGCTCTTTTAAAGTCAGAACTATGCCAAACTGTAACAAGAGGAAAGAAGCAGTACCGGCTAACTATACAGATAGACAAAATACATGGTAAACCATGTCCTAGATCGAAAAAGATCATGCGACTAGCACAATTAAAGAAGGAGAAGCAAGAGCTGTCTAAGACTATGAACGACATAGACCAGAAAGATCAGTTTTCGCCGACAAGTACTAGAAAAGCGGTATGCGCAAAGGGTGGTTGTAAATTAAAGAAGTCTATTTATGATTCTAAGCCAGCTTTTCAATGTGAACACTGTGATAAATACTATGTAATGAAAAAATCGGAGAATCTAGGAGAGACGCATACCTGTACCATATGTCAAAAGGCCTTCTCATCGTCACAAGCCCTGAACAACCACACCAAGACCCATTTTGTATGTTATATGTGCCAAACGGAATGTGGCTCGCAAATAGCCCACGAGAAACATACAAAGCTGCATTCTAGCTCGGATCCGGTTAATCCCTATAAATGCCACCAGTGTACAGAAACTTTCAAATTGGTGCAGGACGTGAGGCAGCACTGTTTAATTGTTCACCCGACGATTAAACTGCAAAACACGATTTTACAAGTCACCGCGTCGCCCTTAACGCAACAAGTACCTCAACAGCAAGACTATCGTTGCGTCAGCTGCAACATAACGTTTAGGAACGAGCAAGCTTATAG gaATCACATAAGCTCTCACAAGAAGAAAGAAGGCTTAAGGTGCAGCATCACCGACTCCAACAACATATTCCCAGTTCCAAATCCTTTAACTGGTAGTCAGATAGGCATCCTGCGAGCCGTGAAGTTCAGTTGTAGAGTCTGTTCCATGGAATTCGACAACGTGGGCGAGGTTGATAGACATACGAGAACGCATCTAGAAAAAGAcaacgaagaagaaaagaagtgCAATACGTGCCAGAAGCAGTTCAAAACGACTGCACAACTCAGCGAACACTTGAAGTCTCACGAGCCGCGCACACACCCATGTACCATTTGCTCAAAAACATTCATTAATCGTACAACActgaaaatacatttaaaaactCACGGTGAAACGTAG